Genomic window (Marinilabiliales bacterium):
GCCTGCCCGGATTGCTGAGGGCCGGTCTTCAGACCGCTGTGAAGCGCACCAGGTTGTTGCCGTAAATTTCAGGCAGAAAGGAGAAATTTTCACCGATCCAGGTGATGCCTTCAGGAGTGTAGAAAAAGACATGAGTCTCGTCATTCTTGTACCACCATTTCCCAAAGTCGGTGCCGGGAAGCAGCAGTCCGCTCATACAGAAGAGATTGCCGCCTTCGTTGAGCAGCGACCTCAGCAGCCTGAATTCGCCGGCGGGGTTATGAAAATGCTCCATCACCTCACAGCAGATGATAAAATCGTACTTTACCTCCAGCTTGCCGGGGTCGTTACAGAAGAAAGGGTCGTACAGCGAAATATCATAACCCTGTTCAACCAGCATTGCAGCAGCAACCGGACCCGTACCAGCCCCGAAATCGAGTCCCCGTTCACCCGGACCGTGATGCATGGCAACCATCTCAACGAGAGGCCGGACAAAAGCTCTGTACCCCTGGTCATTGATGTCATTGTTATGCTTTTCATACCTCTCCTTTTCCCTTTCGGGGGAAGGGCGGCAGGCCGGCTCCATGAAGACCCCTGTGCAGCCATGGCACCTGCGGTACCCGGTATCCCTGAAGTGCAAAAGGAATGAGGAAGCAGAACCGCAAAGAGGGCAGCCTGCACCTTTATCCTGCCTGTTTTTGTCGTTACCGGTTTGCATGATCATCCTTTTATAGGGTTTTTCCTTTGCCGTGGACAGCCTGCTGCAGCAGACAGGGTCTCCGGTGCCGAAAGAAGTTGCTGCCGGGAACAAAATTATCATTTTCCTGCGACACTTCACAGCCGGCCGTCTTTTGCGCTGAACATACGGCCGTTCCGTTTGGGAAGAGTCAAAAATTATGCAGGGCACACATCCGCATGATAAACCGCAGCTTGAGGTCATGGTTTTTTTTCCTAATTTCGTCAATGATACAGAGGTTGCACAATGCACTCTGCAAACCGGCAGCTTTTCCACCGGCAGACAGGTTACCATACAGTTCCTTATGAACAATCTCATAGTCTACAAAGCTTCAGCCGGCTCCGGTAAAACGCACAGGCTTACCGGCGAGTATATGAAGCTTGCCTTTGCGGGCGATTTCAGGCACATCCTGGCCGTTACCTTTACCAACAAGGCCACCGCCGAGATGAAATCGAGGATCATTTATGTGCTTCACCGGCTTGCCGCGGGAGCTGAAAGCGACTACCTGGAAATGCTTGCCGGGCATCTGGGCACTGACGAGCAGGCAGTAAGGCGCAGGGCAGGAGAGATACTGAACTCCATTCTGCAGAACTACTCAAGGTTTTCGGTGGGGACAATAGACAGTTTTTTCCAGCGGATAATAAGGGGATTTGCAAGGGAGGCCGGACTGCAGTCCGCTTTCGACCTCGAACTTGATAACAGCAGGGTGCTCGACCGGGTCCTGGATATGATAATAGCTGATTGCGCCGCTGATGACGAGCTGCAGGGATGGCTGATGGATTTTGCCGAAAGCAGGATACGGGAGGGGAGGTCGTGGAATTTCAGGCAGGAGCTGGGCCGGCTGGGCCGGCAGGTATTCAGCGAGGAGTTCATGCAGATGAGGGGCGAGATGACCGGCAGGCTGTCCGATCGCTCATTCCTTGGTGAATACATGGGACAACTTCATGCCGTGGCTGCCCGCTACGAAAAGAAAATGGAAGAAGCAGGCAGGAAAGGGCTTGATATGATAGGGGGTAGGGGACTGGAGGTGGGTGATTTCAAGTACGGAAGCAGCGGGGTGGCCGGCTATTTTGAAAAGATAGCCGTTAAGAAGGAGTATGCACCCGGTAAGAGGGTGGCCGGGGTTAGCGGGGTAGGGGACTGGTTCGCGAAGAACTCGCCTAAGAGTGAGGAGATAGGGGCGCTGGTGGAGGGTGGACTTCAACAGGTGCTCGATGAAGCTCTTGATCTGTACAGTAACGGGCACCCGCTATGGGTCTCGGCAAGACATATACTCTCCAGCTTCTATACGCTGGGCATACTGAACGACATCGCCCTGCGCGTTCGTGAGGATGCAGCCGCCACCAATACCATGCTCCTGACGGAGATAGCCTCACTGCTTCGGGGAATTATCGGGAGCAATGAGGCTCCTTTCATATATGAGAAGACCGGGTGGTTCTACAGGAACTATATGATTGACGAGTTCCAGGATACCTCAAGGGTGCAATGGCAGAACTTCATACCGCTGATAATAGAAAGCCTTGGAAAGGGGCAGCGCAACATACTGGTGGGTGATGTCAAGCAGTCCATTTACAGGTGGAGGAACAGCGACTGGAACATACTGGCTTCGGAGGTCGAAGAGGCCGCGGGAAGGCATGGCTGCCTTGTCGAGACCCTTGGTTACAACTGGCGCAGCAGGAGGATGGTAACCGGTTTCAATAATGCCCTCTTCGGCGATGCTCCCCGGCTCATGACAGATCAGCTGGGCAGGGAATGTGCCGTTGCAGGATTCGGCGAAACGGAAACTGCCGCCCTGCAGGAGCAGATCAGGAACGCTTACGCCGGCCATGCTCAGATGGTCCCCGAAAGGGCTGACCGTGAAGGGGGTTACGTGCAGGTAACCTTTGGCGACAACAGCGCCGGTAGCTTTAGGGAGGAGGTGCTCAGCCGGCTTCCCGGAATGCTCCTGGATATATTGTCAAGGGGTTTTGATCTGAGAGATATCGCCATCCTGGTCAGGAACAACCGCGATGGCAACGAGATAGCCAGCATGCTGCTGGAATGGCAGGCGTCGCACAGGGAAGGAGGGAGCAGCCTTGCCTTCATATCGGAGGAGTTCCTGCTTCTTAACGAATCGGTGTCGGTGCGTCTCCTGCTTGCACTGATACGGTATATTGCCGATCCGTCGGAAAAGCTTGACAGGGCTGTCATTATAAACGAATATTGCAGGTACCTGGAGCAGGCCCCTGCAGGGTATGGCAACGACCACCTGCTGTTCGGGCTTCAGGACAACTACCTGGACGAGGGATGGGACAGGCTAATGCCGCCCGGGTTCACCGGGGGACTTGCTGAGCTCGGCAGACTCTCCATCTATGAACTCGTTGAGCAGCTTA
Coding sequences:
- a CDS encoding class I SAM-dependent methyltransferase is translated as MEPACRPSPEREKERYEKHNNDINDQGYRAFVRPLVEMVAMHHGPGERGLDFGAGTGPVAAAMLVEQGYDISLYDPFFCNDPGKLEVKYDFIICCEVMEHFHNPAGEFRLLRSLLNEGGNLFCMSGLLLPGTDFGKWWYKNDETHVFFYTPEGITWIGENFSFLPEIYGNNLVRFTAV
- a CDS encoding Dna2/Cas4 domain-containing protein; this encodes MQGTHPHDKPQLEVMVFFPNFVNDTEVAQCTLQTGSFSTGRQVTIQFLMNNLIVYKASAGSGKTHRLTGEYMKLAFAGDFRHILAVTFTNKATAEMKSRIIYVLHRLAAGAESDYLEMLAGHLGTDEQAVRRRAGEILNSILQNYSRFSVGTIDSFFQRIIRGFAREAGLQSAFDLELDNSRVLDRVLDMIIADCAADDELQGWLMDFAESRIREGRSWNFRQELGRLGRQVFSEEFMQMRGEMTGRLSDRSFLGEYMGQLHAVAARYEKKMEEAGRKGLDMIGGRGLEVGDFKYGSSGVAGYFEKIAVKKEYAPGKRVAGVSGVGDWFAKNSPKSEEIGALVEGGLQQVLDEALDLYSNGHPLWVSARHILSSFYTLGILNDIALRVREDAAATNTMLLTEIASLLRGIIGSNEAPFIYEKTGWFYRNYMIDEFQDTSRVQWQNFIPLIIESLGKGQRNILVGDVKQSIYRWRNSDWNILASEVEEAAGRHGCLVETLGYNWRSRRMVTGFNNALFGDAPRLMTDQLGRECAVAGFGETETAALQEQIRNAYAGHAQMVPERADREGGYVQVTFGDNSAGSFREEVLSRLPGMLLDILSRGFDLRDIAILVRNNRDGNEIASMLLEWQASHREGGSSLAFISEEFLLLNESVSVRLLLALIRYIADPSEKLDRAVIINEYCRYLEQAPAGYGNDHLLFGLQDNYLDEGWDRLMPPGFTGGLAELGRLSIYELVEQLISCFGLDRREREIPFLMAFQDAVVDYSRRESGSPAAFAQWWEENGARLAVSSNDNQDAVRIMTIHKSKGLQFRVVVVPFGDWLTDHNTLFDNFLWCRPRVQPFDGLPLVPVRYRSDLAGSIFAADYFSEKMQVFVDNLNLLYVALTRAADELYVHAPLPGEKRIESGDIKSVSDLLYFVLRQKPRGAGSGGMEPVENTGSVKFQGKEPVEIPDSTKVQEQDGGAGMPGQWDTSGAVYSCGSKLTVEPSAKDRPGEALVAERYRVHDVVNKPGLRLAGTPRAASVADSDDPAVLGRLIHDIFADIVVAGDIERAVMKRCFEGRLSSDRAERLSAGIASLIEKSGAASWFDGSWKVMNEASVLLPGGMTRRPDRVMIRDREVVVVDYKSGAGESEQHGAQMRGYIRDIESMGYDRVRGFLWYTGKGKIVEVKTG